Sequence from the Argentina anserina chromosome 7, drPotAnse1.1, whole genome shotgun sequence genome:
gtgtaatatatatttttataaaaaaaaatgaagaaaaaaataggatatggtaattatttaactaaatatagtataaaaaataaaaaatataattaaattatttaagtaattatataacaaataaatacatataaaattattaatttaaaaaataaataggcTTTCGGTATGCTTTTAATCGGAATTTTTAGAGCCAAACTGGATTTTGACTGTATGGGCTCCAACAGACCGATACTTTGATATTAACTCGGTTGTACTTTTTGGATTGAGAACCGGGTAGCAAGCCACGTTAGTTACATTAACGAGTTAGTAATACGTATTACATTAAATACTGACATTGTCAAATCCACGACCCCATCAAAGCTAAAGACTACAAGCACACACGAACTTGAAGGTTCTATCAACTCGTAGTAAGCTGGTGAGGGCTAATACTCAAATACTAGACAAGAGGGTTTTCATGTTTTTATCAGATGTCTCCGGATTtgtgtttattttttcttctttcaaatGAATGTTTATATTCGACAATTATCAACTTTATAACTGAGAAAGTGAACCATGGAAAAAACTCCTCCCTTAAACACAACACGAGTATGCCCATCTCATAAGTCCCGAACTAACAATAGCTGATCCAGAAACTACAAACCTTCATAACCAACACACAAGGAAAACCATGGATCCTTCCTCCTCCTATACACAAACTCCTCAACCTGACCCTAACCAATACCACCACCAGTCTCAACCCCAACCACAACTGCCATATGACCCTTCAACAATCCAACCCCATGATCCCAACACTTACTACTACCCCTCCTTTGATCCAAACCAACCCTACCAATACTACCAAGATTACACCACTAACTCCCAATTCTATCAACAACCCACTTCGATTCACCCTCCCGGCGTCCCCATTCCGGCGCCGATTTCCGAGACTGCCCATTTGCAGAATGCGTATTATGGACATGGTGCTGTGGAGAATAATCAGCTCCAGCCTGCCGATTCGGGTTCTGGGTCGGGTCAGGCTGCGGGTTCGGAGGTAACCCAGCTTCCCGTTCAGGTGGAGGTGGCGCAAGTTAAGGTAAGGCCTTTTTGATTGGAAttcaagttttgttttttttgttttggtgatgtcATTGTTGTTAAGAATGTGAAAGTTGCAATCTTGGGGTTTTGCATTGAGTTTTAAAAGTGGTTACTTTATATCAGTTTGATGTTGATTTGATATCCAGAGCTTCTTTATTGTCAGTTAcctttttaagttttaacaaGAAAATTCTAGTTATGAAACTTAGGCAGTTATAGTGTGTGGGATTCTCAGAAGCATGAAGTACATGTTGAGATACTAATGACATTTTTTTTGGTATAATTGGATTACATGGAGGATTAGCATTTAACTTCTACAGGTGGCAATGAAATAATAGAGGCTGTGCTGTTCTAGAAGATGGGGTTTTGACTTGAAAATTTGCTAGTTTGATTTTGCTATTCAAAAAGATTTTGTCTAATCAATTGTGTGTATGTGCTATGCTTTTATATAATTAGTGAAGACGAGCATGGACTGCTGTGTGCTTAATTGTATACTATATTTTTCTTGTTAGGAgatgtatttttcttttggaataGTGATATTTGACAATACACTATCATAAATTTTatgttgaaaagaaaaataataagaaCATGGGACAAGAGTACCATATATTACATCACAGTGATCAGGGTAGTGAATTAACAATCTCCCGAGCTCAGCTTGTTTCACTCACAAGCTTGTTTCTTAGCCTGAACAACAACCTAAGCATGAATTAGATTTGTGTACAACACACGTGATTTTTCCTAAAATAAATAACCATAAAATTATTGGCACAACCATAGTTTGGTACTCTATTACCTTTAGGTATGCATATTGGAACTTGCAAagatttggtttggtttggttgatATACAATCTAGCTTGCCAGCCAGAACGCTGATCTAACTTCGGACACCGGCCTGAAGTTCTGAAGTTTTATGTTGTTTGATATTTGACACCCTGTGCTAATCTAACTCATGTGACAGTATTTCATCTTTCCATATTTTGAAGTGTGTATACACAATGCTGATGTTTTAATCAAGATTCTgttctttatttttcattttgggGGAAATTCTTTAGGACAAATGACTTATGCGGTTTTACCAGACCCAAGGCATAATGGTCGATAcctattttgtttctttttatttaataattGAAGAAATCCTTCTCTTTCAATGCTTTATGATTCTGAGGCATTTTTAGTAGCTTATTGTTTTGATTCGCTGTTGAAATGGTTCTACATTTTAAAATTGAATCTGCATGTTGTCTCCTTAAAGTACTTTTGAAGATCTATAGTCAGATTGTTTGACTTAATTTCCTCTACATGTTGCCCTTCAGTCTTTAATAAAGTCATATTGTGATTTTACATGATCTTGAtctctttgttttattttttatttttgagcaTTTCATCTAAATGTCACTGTTCAGTTCATTGTTCCTCATCATGAAACCATTAGTAATAATATCATTCCATGGATTGCTTTATCCTTAAATCCTATTCTGCAGACTGGGCAAACTCTATATAGAGGTGGAGGAAGGAGGGGCAATAGGCCCTTCCGAGGGGGTGGTCGGGGTCATTTGGGTTACCATGGTCATGGACCAGATGGCTCGGCACCACCCTTCCATGGTAGGGGACGTGGCCAGGGTGGTGGTAGGCACTTTCAACTGTATGGTACTGCATTGAGCAATCCAAATTCAGCATCTGTACCAGCTGAAGGTGTAGCTTCTTTTAAGCAGCAGCCTTCAGCATTGGTCTCTTTGCAGGCACCATTACCTGTACCGACACAAGTGTCTTCTGCTTCATTCTGGCGACCTCCCCGTATGGCTTGGTGTGAACTTTGTAGGGTTGACTGCAACACTCTTGAAACCCTTGAGCAGCATAAAAATGGAAAGCGGCATAAAAAAATTCTGCAGGTTCATGAGGAGTTGCAGAAAGCCAACAAAGTCAATACTGAAAAGCAGATTGTGCAAATCCCCAACACTGAATTAAAATCAGTAGTTGGTCAGACTGAGAAAGTTGAGGGATCTGAGGAAAAGCAACCCTCAGAAGGAAACTTAACCTCTGAAGTAGTTACTGATGATAATAGAAATGAAACAGATCGGAGAAAAATGGTGGGAAACTCTGAAGCTTCTGAAGAACCTGAGAACAAGTCAAATGATCAGTTTGCAGCTCGGGGACGTGGATCCAAGCGTAGAATGCGAGGGGGTCGAGGGGGTAAGTATTTGAGGACACATGAAGGATCAAGAAGAGTAGTTGAGCCTCCTAAACCCAAAGTGAATCTTCTCATATGTGAACTGTGCAGTGTGAAGTGCGAGTCACAGGTGGTTTTTGATAGTCATGTGAGTGGTAAAAAGCACCTAGCGGCCCTCAAGAGGTTTCAAGTCCACCGTGCTATGTATGGAGAACAGGGACTCCAAGCACTTTACCCACCTAACTTAACTGCTGCTTCAACTTCAGTTGCCCCTCCTGTAGAGCAAGTCCCCCTTCCTCATATACAGCAAGTACCCTCTCCTCATGTACAGCAAGTGCCCCCTCATGTCCAGCAAGTCAACCCTCCTCATGTACAGCAAGGTATCATTGATCCTCATGCCTTCTTGGCCCAAGTCCAGCAAGGTGGCAATGATCCTGAGGTCCTGTTGGGGAAACTATTGGTATCGTATATGCTCTCTAAAACCCAGGCACAAGGAGGGTCTACATCGTCCGTGGCAACAGCTCCAGGAACTAACATTGAAACTCAAAATCAACTGCAATCGCATATTCAAGGATTACTAGCGATATGTCAAAATGGGATCCAAAGTGCTATAGTAGGCGCCCAAAATCAGCAGCAATCTGGCTTTGTGAATTCTGGAGCCCCAGCAGCTGGAAACACAGACACAAACACTAGGAATCAAACTTTGCAGATTCACGCAAAGGAGGCAAGTTGTCGTATAAATGATTCAGTTGTGGTGTCAGCAGAGAGCGCAGGCCCAAGCAAGCAAGTTTCTGAAGAAGCATCAAATAAAGAATGCAATGTTGTCGCTTCAGCTCCAGTTCAGCAGCAGCCTGTAAACCAAATGCAAGAGCCAGAGTCTAAGAAAGAATAGCCAACTTAATAGATCCAGTTCCATATCTTTTTCTTGTAGGTATCTGAGCTAGAGTGGTTGTAAGCTAGGCCTTTCAATGACCTGAGATGCATTTGTTTCAGCCATAGTAGAGTTTTATATTGGCTGCAATAATTAGCTTTTGTAAATTGGATACGTTCTGCGTTCTTACAGGCTTGTAAGAAGTCCTGTGGCAACTATTTTGATGTAGCGCATTGTTATGGAACAACTTGCATATTATCGAGACTCGCGAATTGAGGCAAATATCATTCTTATCAAGCACCCCATAGATGGTTTTTCTGAAGCTCGAGGCCTGCTAAATCTCAAATGACTTTCTTCTGGGGTCGAGCTATGCTCGGCTTGATTTGGTTTCGTGTCGATGGCATGGCTTAGTTGTGGAACATGATCGAGCTTGAGCAAGGCTCATTGGAGCTCAAGCTAAACTTTCTAGTCAAATAATAAAGTCAATGATAGTTAGAAATATACCATATCAATCTTAAGGAGATCAATGATGTAAGAAACCCAAAAACCATAGTCAGTGGCGGATCTAAGGTTCAAAAATTACCCGAGCGGAAAAAAATTCGTAATGTAAACTCTTAAtaaggtaaaaaaaataattttacaaactaCTCATCAATAAAAACTTATATCACTAAGaatcaaataaaattaatcTGAAGAACAATTGAAggtatttttaatatatattaaattttataaagagcacaatttgttttttgaaagACTAACAAAAAGGCATTAAATTCTTAAACTCCGCATACTCGAGTGAATTACAAAATCTAATATTCTTGATGCAGAAGATGTCCAGGAAAATAGTTCAAAGCTGATTAGCAAAATCTGGCAAGACTTAACAAATCCTTGTAAAACATTTAACTCATGGAGAACAAGCATTTTACTTATTTCAGGGGTGATCCGAGAACTCATGCTGAAAACAATTACTCAAGCATGGATCATTATACGTCCTACCAAAAGACACAAAGAAAGACTAAGTTTCTGAACTAAGGTTAGTATATTACATTATTACGGCACTCGTCTACAAATTCCAAATAGAGATGGCTTATGACGATTCCTGGATTTTTCTgataaattgagatttactgaaccatatgcttactattCAGTAGTCTGTTTAATCTGGAAGGTCTCGGTCTTTTCATACCAATCCCATGCTATATATCTCTCATAAATGGTGACTTCCCCATTTGTGTTGACAGACATTGCATCAGTGCTTCTAGTACCATATTTCCCCTATGTgacattgaaaagaaaatcttCATAAAATGAATTAAGCAGGGACACGACTATATAGGAAGATAAGTAATTGGCTTACCAATTCATGGCGGAAATGATCAATAAATATGGAACTTCGTTTATATTCTAGTTCTGAAGAATAAATGCAAGGTAGCAGGCTTTTGTCGTCTCGAGTTGTGTCTGTCATTAGTTGTAGAGCCATTTCATTTAACGAAGCTTCATCATCTCCGTACTTGTTTAGCATCTCTTTGAAACTATTGCCAAGTGCGAGAGAAGAATCCAATTGAAAGATATAAAGGACAAAATTATAATGTAAATGTCACCAAACCAACAATGCAGGGAAGAACAAGCTGAATATGTGATAAATTTGATTCTTACATGCCAAGACTACTTGACATTTAGTTATTACCTTAGGCCAAGCAAAATCAAGCATTGCATCATTTGTCAATACATGAATCCCTGGTGAAACCTCAGTGATACACTTTTTCCCCTCCTTTGGCCTGTTGGTTACATAAAGCATGCTCTTAGAACGAAGATCAGCCAATATCAGGTTAATATGAAGCTTGTCATATGCATTGACTTTCTTCATATCTGCAGTGACCTTCACGAGTTCGGTGACTGGTTTCTCTTGTTGAATTGCCAAGAGAGGACCTTGGAGCTGGGTTGCATTTGCTAGCTCCTCAGCTGTGGAAACAACAGCCTTAAATTTGCCAGCACGCCTTGGGAAGACAACCAACTTCTGCTTGTATGTCTTTAAGTGGAGAACATTGGTTTGAAACCCCTCAAGAGCACAGTCAACATCCAAGATCACACGTTTTTAGCTACCCAGAACTGAGACAGTCATTTGTCAAAATCTGCCATGCGGTTATAACATATTAAGCCCAATCTCCAAAATTTTCTCCCAGCAGCCGCTGGGAGCGCCGTAGCATAGATCCGCCACTGACCATAGTCAAATAAAGTTGCATGATCTATATTGATAATTTCATGCtttataatttaaattaaatatGCTATGAATGCTATCCCTCCTGGGACTTATTCAAGAAGTTGGTCAGTGGCCACAGAGAGCAAATGACGTATCTTTCACACTCTTCGTTTTAGACTTTTAGTGACATCTCTgtcaagacattgattgatgaaatagtGGAAGGAAAGGAATCGctcttccaatttggaagccaacgcttctaccgcgcttccaattaggaagccaacgcttccacCGCGCTTCCagtttggaagccaacgcttctgCCGCGCTCCCAAACCCTCCTTTTCTAGAATCacgcttccgtcgcgcttcctCGCGCTTCCCGGCGCTTCCGCTCCCGCTTCCActtccgaagcgggaatcggtcgTCAAGGTaagcttccgtgctatgtAGCATCTCTAATATTTAACACATATCTCTCAAATTGTCGATTCCTCACTATCTCATAGTTGCCTAATAAAATAAGTGTGCACTTTAAGTATGTGACAATCTTAATAGTTAATATGATAAGATATGCCCCCAAATTCCTGAAACAACTGACACACTTGCACTCGAGTCCACATCAGAAATGTCCACTCAGGTAGCTCTACCGGCGAAAACCCAATTCCACTTTCCGATCAAAAACGCCGCCGTTTTCAAACTCCAAGCCGCCCCCGCCTCTCTTCACCTCTCTCTCACCCAAACCCGTAAACCCCGCCGTGCAATAAGGGCGGTCACCATAGATGAAATTCCCCCAAATGCCCTCCGCCGGAAGCAAGACTCCAACTGGAGAGGAGGCTTCAGCGTAGGGGTAGACTTGGGATTGTCCCGCACCGGCCTCGCCCTCAGCAAAGGCTTCTCCGTCCGCCCCCTCACCGTAATTTTCCCGCCAAATTTGTTCCCCCCAAATCTTCGAAATTCTAAAGACTCGatttttattactaaagatatGATTTTTATGGATGCCAggtgttgaatttgagagggcAGAAGCTTGAGGTTCAGCTTCTGGAGATTGCAAAGCAACAGGTACTGAGAAAGTGTTTaaagtttgattttttttttgtttggatttTTGGTAATGTGGAATTGGATAATAGTGTAGGAGGCAGATGAGTTTATAATCGGGCTTCCGAGATCGAGTGATGGGAAAGAGACACCTCAGTCTAACAAAGTCCGGAGTGTCGCGGGGAGGCTTGCTGCTAGTGCTGCTGAGAGGTTTTAGTGCTGATAATATATCTTTCATTTTGGTTATTTAGTTTGTGAATGAGAATCAGTGGAAGAAAATAATCTGGACAGTTGTTTAAGTTGGTGTGAGTAGTTTCGCTTTAAAGAAATTCTAATGGTGGTTTTTTGTTACATTTCACCATTTTTTTACTTGCATTATGGTTGCTGAATTCTTGTATATGTTTATGTTTATGTACATTGTCTTTAGGTTGCATTTGATTGCATGAAACAGAAGTTTATATGTTATGCGATTTATTTCGATATGAGAGAGTGCCTTGGTTTGTATTTGCTTATAAGGACGATGGGGCATGTTTTTAGTTAAAAAATGGAATGTTGATGGAATTGTTTGATTTCAGGGGTTGGAGAGTGTACCTGCAGGATGAAAATGGGACATCCATTGAAGCGATGGATCGAATGATTAACATGTAATTCCTTATTCCAAACCGCCTTTTTCTAATGATTGAGTATTTCTTTGCATAGCTTGACAATGGTTTTGGAGTTTCatcttggtttttttttttcatcatatGTAACCTTAAAGGGGTGTTTCAAATTTGAGTGGAAATAAAGCTAAATAGCATTACCAACTCATTAGGATTTAACATATTGGTCATTTTCTTCATGTAAGTTGTCATGGATTTTATATTGTTATTTAAACTTCAGATAAACCATTAGGTCAACCACTAAGTCTGTTGCATCAGGATCAGTCTGCTTCAGTTTGCAAGTTGGAAGGCTTCATTTAAATTGAGGAGATTGTTGGGTGGGAGTATTGCATATACTTAGATAGTGCTTAGACTTCTAATCAATCTATGCACAAATGAGAGCGTCTGTTGCCATTTAGTAAGTGGTTTCTAGTTTGACATGCCTAGTCATGAAAAACATGTTTAATAGGGGAACTGCATCGAATGGTTTATTCTATGGCATGAGAATGAATATTTGACATCAAACATGATGCGTCCAATGAATACCTCCTTACACCTGGGTATAACATGCTCTATTCTCTTTCCAGGGGCCTCAGCAGGTCTGATCGTCAAAGCCAAATTGATGCCTACGCTGCCATGGTATGCAGTAAAACCTACTTTCTCTGGTATCCTATGTTGTATGATAAGTAATTTTGGCCAAGTAAATTTTCTGATCcataatgcatatataataaGCCATGCAGACATGCAGTATATACTTGATAATTTGTTTTAATCCCTCTCTGGTTTGCAGATGGTGCTGGAGCGATATTTTTCCATGTCAGGTGAAGGAACAGAGCTTGTGCTGCCCAAGAATTTGGATCTGCAAGAAAAACTTAGAAGAGGTCCACCTAAAGACGTTGACTATTTCTCTGAAGACGATGAGGATTGACTATTCACTGTAACTGTAAAACACCGAGTCTTTCAAATATCTTTGGCGTTTTCAGTCAAAAGGAGCATATACAAGAGAGAAGTGGCAATCGTTTTACGAACCAGGTTTCAAGGAGTCTTTTCTTTTGCTTATTGAAACTCTGTTTCTTGCGGTACAAAAGATAGTTGGCTGTTTCCAGTAAATTGTCTaatttttgaaagaaaaaaaaacctgaTTAGCAGTAGTTGGGTGACAGAAAAGGCATGCTTTCCTACATCATATACCCCTTGGGGTCATGAGGGAGGATAGTGATCTCCCAATTCCACCATGTTAGCTCAAAGAGGCAATCACTTGGATGTGCCGCAGTTGCAAGAAAACAGTAGCAGTAATTAGTTGAGCAGTATGCAAATATCAAAAAGTAGATGTAAATATTAATCTCGCCACTGTAGTAATTAATACATTGCTGGCCATTTTCACTGTTTTGGCCCTGCTAAAATTCTTGGTGAGAGTATTTGATGGTGTAACATAGGCAATAGATTACATTCAGAGTGAGGTTTTATCAGAAGGGCCTTTGTATGCTCGAAAAGAGAAGGATGCAACGAGTTCCGTTCTGTTGAGACGAAGGCACCTATACTCATGCTAGGGGATTCTCAGAACACATTATCCCCAAAGTTTAGGCCCTAGCCGTTACGCTGTCTTTGTTGAAATGTCAATGACTAGAGTTGTCACTTTGGGGAGAACCCCTCATTTCTGGTCTACTTGATGGTGTTGCATCTCCTTCGGCTTCCGGTGGAAAGCCACACAGCTCTCGTGGCATACAATCCTTGCCATGCCTTGCAAAGACAAAGTTCGCCCCCATGGGTTCAGACGTGTCCATTTGTTTGTGGTGGTATGGTCTCTGATGTGGATTGTCCGCTGGATTTGATCATGAAATATGAAATGCAGAAGAAACCAGATGTAGGTCTTTTTGCAAGTAGTAACTGATAGGATGATTTATGTGGCTGGAGGAAATAGCACAGATCTTTTCGAGGCTCGAGCTCGACTCCGCCTGCTCAAGGGTGTTTGCGTGATTGCGTCTGATTGCGAGCATGGAAACAAACTTGTCCTCTCATGGTGCAGCAGTTCTTGATGGAAAGCAAGGCTGGTTGTGGCCTTTCTATGTATCTCCTAGCCGTTCAAGTGTTATGATTCCTGGGCAACAATAGGACGCCTTCCTTTACCTGAGCAGATATGTAAACCCCCCTTGCAGCATTTCTTGTGTTTGTACGACTATATAGTTGGTAGGGATTTTCATACACTCGTCTACGTAAAATCTCTGAGTATTAATTTCAGCATATGAAACATTTTGTTTATCGGCGTTCAGTTCAGCCTAGTATTGACATAGGCAACACTACTAGAAGAAAACACTAAATTGGTGGCATTCAGTATGAGACCTCCATAGCTTCCATTTCTGGATGATACATAGTAATGAGGAGGAATGGACATGATGATGCATAGTTTCCATTTCTGTAATTTGATAAAGAATGCAACGATCAATcatatatagtaattttaCTTATGCATATTAAACAAAATTGTCATTCTGCATCAACCAtcatcatttcacaaagtcaaTTCACATAGTAATATGAAAGTTTTTAGTTGCATCAaacttttgaaaaaaaaaaccctcttTTAAGGTTGTTGCAGGGTATCGAAACAGACAACCGTTTGGTATTTTTATATGCAGCAACTTATATTGAAGGTATagatagaaaacaaaatcattaaTAATTTGAACATCAAATATATTGGATTTACAAGATACAATGCTTTTCGATACAATGATTTACAACCTCATCACGTCATTAAAATCTAATCAGGCCACTAAACTACCTACACTGTTGGAGAAACAGACTTGGCTACACAAATCTAAAGTTTTCATTACAGTATAGAAAACGTTTTCTTATCAGCATTTAGCCTAATATTGACATATATGTATACAACACTATTTCATGAAGAAAGCCCTAAATGGATGGTATTCAATATGTGACCTCCAAAGAACGGTTCTGAAAACCATAAAGTGATGTGAACCTGCTGTCTGCCAACATTTAGACCATCCTCTATCATTCTGTAGAatgtgaagaaaaaaaaatctgagaACACTACGTAGTAATTTGAGCAATAAATTCCACTATGAATGTGAACTTCACTTTTTGTAACAGGATGGCAGAAATTTGAGCTTTTGATTTACCACACTACATCCATTTTTAACTACATCACTGTACCTAACCTGCAAGCAAAAAAAGGTACAGAATGGTTAGTTACACTATCATCCTAAAGTGCAGAAAAGGTTCAAGAATACTATAGGATGCACAATCAGTTGACCAACCTTGCTTTCCTTTACCGACTTCTGTAGCAGAACCATATGAACTTAGTTCACAGTGTACTAAGACTTGGTGAGGCAACATACCGCTCTTGAACATAAAGATTATGGCTCAATCTCCCATTCctataaaaagaaagaacttAATACACAAATTACACAGAAAGAGTTAAGAAAATTGTTGTCtacaaataaaaatttgaattggtGGTGTTACACACTGACTTCCACGAACAAGATGAACTAATTTAATTTTGAGAGTACTGCAGTTaaaaatgtttattttctAACTaagattattacattttctaACTGATATATAGGTAAAACATGTTTATTTTCTTGGCTTTTCGTGCATGTGGAAAATTGATGAGAATTATGGCGGAAATGGTAAAGAAATAATGGATCTCCAGTTTATGAATTCAGGTTTTAAAAtttatgtaacaagattagTTAGCAGCTAATTAACCAGAACTCAATGACACCACGTAAACACAACATAAATTTCGATATGACTTGACTGTCACCCCAAAATATAGCACAAACATGAGAACCTAAAAGGTCAGCACAATAGGAAAAGCGTGGAGATTCAAATAAGAAGTACCATAAGCATTTACGCAGCCTCCAATAAATGGTTCCAGAGCTGATTCAGCCACAATT
This genomic interval carries:
- the LOC126803348 gene encoding uncharacterized protein LOC126803348, with product MDPSSSYTQTPQPDPNQYHHQSQPQPQLPYDPSTIQPHDPNTYYYPSFDPNQPYQYYQDYTTNSQFYQQPTSIHPPGVPIPAPISETAHLQNAYYGHGAVENNQLQPADSGSGSGQAAGSEVTQLPVQVEVAQVKTGQTLYRGGGRRGNRPFRGGGRGHLGYHGHGPDGSAPPFHGRGRGQGGGRHFQLYGTALSNPNSASVPAEGVASFKQQPSALVSLQAPLPVPTQVSSASFWRPPRMAWCELCRVDCNTLETLEQHKNGKRHKKILQVHEELQKANKVNTEKQIVQIPNTELKSVVGQTEKVEGSEEKQPSEGNLTSEVVTDDNRNETDRRKMVGNSEASEEPENKSNDQFAARGRGSKRRMRGGRGGKYLRTHEGSRRVVEPPKPKVNLLICELCSVKCESQVVFDSHVSGKKHLAALKRFQVHRAMYGEQGLQALYPPNLTAASTSVAPPVEQVPLPHIQQVPSPHVQQVPPHVQQVNPPHVQQGIIDPHAFLAQVQQGGNDPEVLLGKLLVSYMLSKTQAQGGSTSSVATAPGTNIETQNQLQSHIQGLLAICQNGIQSAIVGAQNQQQSGFVNSGAPAAGNTDTNTRNQTLQIHAKEASCRINDSVVVSAESAGPSKQVSEEASNKECNVVASAPVQQQPVNQMQEPESKKE
- the LOC126803586 gene encoding uncharacterized protein LOC126803586, which codes for MQLYLTMGFQTNVLHLKTYKQKLVVFPRRAGKFKAVVSTAEELANATQLQGPLLAIQQEKPVTELVKVTADMKKVNAYDKLHINLILADLRSKSMLYVTNRPKEGKKCITEVSPGIHVLTNDAMLDFAWPKSLALGNSFKEMLNKYGDDEASLNEMALQLMTDTTRDDKSLLPCIYSSELEYKRSSIFIDHFRHELGKYGTRSTDAMSVNTNGEVTIYERYIAWDWYEKTETFQIKQTTE
- the LOC126803365 gene encoding uncharacterized protein LOC126803365, encoding MSTQVALPAKTQFHFPIKNAAVFKLQAAPASLHLSLTQTRKPRRAIRAVTIDEIPPNALRRKQDSNWRGGFSVGVDLGLSRTGLALSKGFSVRPLTVLNLRGQKLEVQLLEIAKQQEADEFIIGLPRSSDGKETPQSNKVRSVAGRLAASAAERGWRVYLQDENGTSIEAMDRMINMGLSRSDRQSQIDAYAAMMVLERYFSMSGEGTELVLPKNLDLQEKLRRGPPKDVDYFSEDDED